The genomic region CCTATTAAAACTATAAATTATTTTTTAAATATCTCTTTTTATACTTTATCCTGCTTAAATTACTCACTTTATTAATAACGCTATAATTATTTGTTCCCCCTATTACACCAACAATAGGCAGACCTTGAATAAACTTAGAAATAAGCAGTGTATCTGATAAAATTTCTGAGGCTGTCTTAATTGTTTCATCTAGACTTTCTTCCAGTTTCATATTTAAATCTATTCTTTCAGCAATATAATCAAGTTTATTATTAAACCTCACCTGTTCTTCTTCATTTGCAAGAGCAGTACAAATTAAATATACTATAAAAATTTGCTCTTCCTCTTTTTCATAATTAAATCCATAACTTAAGGCAATTTCATAAATCGTTTTTAAGATCATCGCCAAAAATATTGGAATATCTGGAATTCCTATACCTAATAATCCTAAGCCTGCACCTTCCGCCGTTGAAATTGATACATTAATAAGCTTCCTTTTTCTACTTAAGCTATCTAAAGTTCTAATACTTTTTCTATTTAATTTTTTACTTACTGAATAATTATTTATATCATGTTCGATTTTTATTTTATCTTTATCAAATAGTTTTTGTATATATTTATTTCCCCTTTTCAAAACAATTTTAAATCCATTGTAAAAGGTATTTTCTAATGTGTTTTTTAACTTATTAGGAATTAATTCTTCCATTTTATCAGTAATAGGATTTATTTTAGATTTAAAAAATCCTTCTTTCTTGCCTATCATTTTCTTTTCTTTTTTTCTTAATTTTTCAAGTTCTCTAAATTTGATTTTTTTATTTTTATCCACTTTTAATTAATCACTCCATTTTTTAAAATTTATATTTCTTCTATAATTAATTCTAAAAATTTATTAGCAGCCAATGATAATGGTACATTCTTTAAAGAACATAATCCAATACTTCTAGGAGGAATATTTTCTATGGTCTCAATTTCAAACACACTTCCATTATCTAAATATTCTTTTGCAAACTCCTTTGTTACAGAAGCTATTCCTAAATTTATTTTAGCAAATTCTAAAAGCAATTCATGAGATCCTAATTCAAATTCTGGAGATATACTTACTCCCTGACTTATAAGATAATTTTCAACATATTTTCTTGAGTTAGATTTTCTTTCAAGCAATATTAATGGATGTTTTGCTATTTCTTCAAAATCTAATTTTTCTTTTATTTTTTCTTTATATTTTTTTCCACAAACAAAAATATCATGAATTTTAAATAAAGGCTTTTTATCTATACTTTCATCTTCTAATGGAAAATTACATATTGCAATATCTATTTCTCCCGCTTTTAATATAGAACATAATTCTAAAGTTGTACCATTAATTATTTTAAACATTATATTAGGATATTTAATATGAAACATTTCTAAATAAGGAAGTAAAAAATATCTTGAAATGGTATCTCCAACTCCTATTTTTAATTCTCCCACAGATAAATTTTTAAATTCTAAAATTTTTTCTTCTCCTGAATTAATTAATCTCATGGCAGAATTTACATAATCATATAGTGCTTTACCTTCCGCAGTTAAAGAAACTCCCTTAGTTGTTCTATTAAACAATCTTGTATCTAATTCTGTCTCTAATTGTATAATAGATTGACTAATAGCTGGCTGAGTCATATATAATTCTTTTGCTGCCCTTGAAAAACTTTTGCTTTTAGAAACCTGCCAAAATATTTTATACAAATCTAATTTACCTATCATATAATCTCTCCTTATACCTTTTATATGATTTATTTATTTTACTTATAACATAATTATAGTGTATATTATAAATGTAAACTAGAAAATATAAAAACAAATTAAAAGTTAGGAGAGATTGTTTTGGAAAGAGTTGTTGGAACAGTTATTAGAGGACTTCGCTGCCCTATAATTAAACAAGGAGATAACATCGAAGAAATCGTTGTCGAAAGTGTTCTTAAGGCTTCTGAAGCTGAAGGGTTCACAATTATGGACAGAGATATAGTGACTATAACTGAATCTATAGTTGCTCGTGCACAAGGAAATTATGCAACTGTTGACAATATTGCCACAGACATAAAAGCAAAATTTGCTGAAGATACCATTGGAGTTATTTTCCCAATTTTAAGTCGTAATAGATTTGCAATAAATCTTCGTGGAATTGCAAAGGGAGCTTCAAAAAAGATAGTTTTAATGCTTAGCTACCCTTCTGATGAAGTTGGTAACCATTTAGTTGATATTGATCTTCTTGATGAAAAGGGAGTAAATCCTTGGAGCGATGTTTTAACTGAAGAAAAGTTCCGTGAATTATTTGGATATAACAAACATCAGTTTACTGGTGTTGACTATATAGAATATTATAAAGCATTAGTTGAGGAATGTGGAAAAGAGTGTGAAATTATATTCTCAAATAATCCTAAAACAATTTTAGAATACACAAAAAGCGTTCTTACTTGTGATATACATACAAGATTTAGAACCAAAAGAATTTTAAAGGCTAATGGAGCAGAAAAAGTTTATAGTCTTGACGATATATTAACATCATCAATTGATGGAAGCGGATATAATGAAAAGTATGGTTTATTAGGTTCAAATAAATCTACAGAGGATACAATCAAGTTATTCCCTAGAAACTGTCAGCCTGTTGTAGATAAAATCCAAGCAATTCTTAAAGAAAAAACAGGTAAAGATGTTGAAGTTATGATTTATGGAGATGGAGCTTTTAAAGATCCTGTAGGTAAGATATGGGAACTTGCTGACCCTGTAGTATCTCCTGCCTATACTAAAGGTCTTGAAGGTACCCCAAATGAAGTGAAATTAAAATACTTAGCAGATAATGAATTTGCAGATCTTAAAGGTGAAGAATTAAAGAAAGCTATTTCTGAATATATACAGAATAAAGAGTCAAACCTAGTTGGAAATATGGTTTCTCAAGGAACTACTCCAAGAAGACTTACAGACTTAATAGGTTCTTTATCAGACTTAACTTCAGGAAGTGGAGATAAAGGAACACCTGTTATATATATTCAAGGTTACTTTGATAATTATACAAAATAAAATGATTGCCTAGCAATCTTTTTAAGTTCACTATGAGTTAAATAATAATATTGGAAATAAATCTATAGAGGGCATTAGAAGCTCTATAAATTTATTGAAAATAGAATTATTTAACTCTTTATAATACTAACATCAACATTTATTAAAAATAACCTAATTTATTTTTCTCTACTTCTTAAAAATGCAATATATTCTCTAAATAATATTTCTACTGCAATAGAAAATAAAACCATTGATTCATATTCATTTCCATTTCCTAATTCTATTATTGATGTAGATACATAAATATTATTCTTCGTTCTAATAGCCACTTCATTATTGTTTATTTTAGTTATTGCAATATATTCTATACCTTTTGAATTTAATTCCTTAACTAAATCAATGAGATATTCTCGGCTTCCTGATAAAGTTACTATTATAATTATATCTTTTGGTGTAAAACTTGGAGATATCATTTTTAATTCTGTATCGC from Clostridium isatidis harbors:
- a CDS encoding coenzyme F420-0:L-glutamate ligase, which gives rise to MERVVGTVIRGLRCPIIKQGDNIEEIVVESVLKASEAEGFTIMDRDIVTITESIVARAQGNYATVDNIATDIKAKFAEDTIGVIFPILSRNRFAINLRGIAKGASKKIVLMLSYPSDEVGNHLVDIDLLDEKGVNPWSDVLTEEKFRELFGYNKHQFTGVDYIEYYKALVEECGKECEIIFSNNPKTILEYTKSVLTCDIHTRFRTKRILKANGAEKVYSLDDILTSSIDGSGYNEKYGLLGSNKSTEDTIKLFPRNCQPVVDKIQAILKEKTGKDVEVMIYGDGAFKDPVGKIWELADPVVSPAYTKGLEGTPNEVKLKYLADNEFADLKGEELKKAISEYIQNKESNLVGNMVSQGTTPRRLTDLIGSLSDLTSGSGDKGTPVIYIQGYFDNYTK
- a CDS encoding LysR family transcriptional regulator, translating into MIGKLDLYKIFWQVSKSKSFSRAAKELYMTQPAISQSIIQLETELDTRLFNRTTKGVSLTAEGKALYDYVNSAMRLINSGEEKILEFKNLSVGELKIGVGDTISRYFLLPYLEMFHIKYPNIMFKIINGTTLELCSILKAGEIDIAICNFPLEDESIDKKPLFKIHDIFVCGKKYKEKIKEKLDFEEIAKHPLILLERKSNSRKYVENYLISQGVSISPEFELGSHELLLEFAKINLGIASVTKEFAKEYLDNGSVFEIETIENIPPRSIGLCSLKNVPLSLAANKFLELIIEEI
- a CDS encoding EcsC family protein; amino-acid sequence: MDKNKKIKFRELEKLRKKEKKMIGKKEGFFKSKINPITDKMEELIPNKLKNTLENTFYNGFKIVLKRGNKYIQKLFDKDKIKIEHDINNYSVSKKLNRKSIRTLDSLSRKRKLINVSISTAEGAGLGLLGIGIPDIPIFLAMILKTIYEIALSYGFNYEKEEEQIFIVYLICTALANEEEQVRFNNKLDYIAERIDLNMKLEESLDETIKTASEILSDTLLISKFIQGLPIVGVIGGTNNYSVINKVSNLSRIKYKKRYLKNNL